The region TCAAAGAATACAAAAAACAATACGGTCGCACCGCCGGGCTCTATCTCGCCGACATCTACAACGAAATGTCCCCTCAGGTCAGCGCAGAAACCAAAGACCAAGAACTGCGCGAAATCGCCCAAGCAGTCCACAACAGCATTAAAAAAGGGGACCCCCAAGGCAAGTGGGTCATGCAGGGTTGGCTGTTCTACAACGAGCGCAACTTTTGGCACGAGCCTGAAATCGAAGCTTACCTGGGCGGCGTCCCCAACCAGGACATGGTCTTGCTCGACCTGGCCGGCGAAGCCTATGAAGTCTGGCGGGCTAGCCAGGCTTTCCGGGGCAAACCCTACATTTGGAACATGCTCCACAACTATGGGCAAAACACGGTCTTGAGCGGCAACCTGACCAACTTGGTCGAAAAGGTCTGGGCGGTCCGCACCGATCCAAACCGTGGGAGCTTGGCCGGAATGGGGCTCACCATGGAGGGCATCGAGCAAAACGCTCTCCAATATGAACTGATGTGCGACCTGATGTGGACATCGGAAAAGGTCGATGCCACCAAATGGATGACACAGTATGGAATCCACCGCTACGGGCAGGACTCAGCGGCAATCCGCACCATCTGGTCTTCGACCATCGGCGACATCTACCTGGGCCGCGCCCAAAGCGAAACCGCCCAATACACCCGCCGCCCATCCATGGCCCAAGTCGGCGAAGTCGGCGACGAACTCAAAGATGCCCGCCACCGGGTTGAAGGTTTGCTCGCCCTCTCCCAAACCCTTGGAAGTTCAAAACTGTGGCAACGCGACCTGGTGGATGTCGCCAAGCGGTATGGCGACTATGCTGTCCGCGCTTCGGTTGAAGAGGTGGTCGATGCCATTGAATCTAAAGACATGGGCAAAGTATCCAAGGCCAGGGCTCGTTTCCAAACCCTTATGCGCGACCTCGACACCCTGTTGGCCACAATCCCCAATCACCGGATGGATCGTTGGATCGACCAAGCCCGGGCGACGGCAGCCCCTCAAGATAAGGACCTCCTCGAAATGAATGCCCGGCTCCAGGTGACCGTTTGGGGCGGCCCGATCCTGTATGACTATGCGGCCAAAGAATGGTCGGGCCTCGTGTGGGATTTCTACCGGCCGCGATGGGAGCGGTTCTTTGACGGGCTCGAAGGCAAGACCCAACAACCCGGCTTGCCGGAATGGGAGTTGGCCTGGACCAAACAAAAGGGATTGCCCAAGCCGCAAGCTTCAGACCCCGTAACCGCCGCAAAGAAGCTCCTGACCGACGGGCTCCCCCTGGAGGACACGTCGGTTGACCGCGGCATCGCCGTGGGCAAACCCGTAACCAGCGACGGCGGGACGGAAGGCA is a window of Armatimonadota bacterium DNA encoding:
- a CDS encoding alpha-N-acetylglucosaminidase C-terminal domain-containing protein; translation: MKPAIAATLMLAAATAGAATTQESAAKGVLARLIGGRSKQFRFVQSPPSQGLDWYAVKAQGGVVEVRGTTGVAMCRGAYDYLKAKCGIVVTWDGDQLRLPKEFPDAEINSGPNSLQYRHYFNVCTFGYTTAFWDWKRWQREIDWMALHGINMPLAMNGLEKVWQTVWRGYGLTDRQIREHFVGPAFRPWQWMGNVDSHGGPLPQAWIDSQAKLQQQILDQEFALGMTPVTPAFASFIPKAFAAKLRPGDYSRSSGWCGFEPTYMLDPRNPLFGEIGERFIKEYKKQYGRTAGLYLADIYNEMSPQVSAETKDQELREIAQAVHNSIKKGDPQGKWVMQGWLFYNERNFWHEPEIEAYLGGVPNQDMVLLDLAGEAYEVWRASQAFRGKPYIWNMLHNYGQNTVLSGNLTNLVEKVWAVRTDPNRGSLAGMGLTMEGIEQNALQYELMCDLMWTSEKVDATKWMTQYGIHRYGQDSAAIRTIWSSTIGDIYLGRAQSETAQYTRRPSMAQVGEVGDELKDARHRVEGLLALSQTLGSSKLWQRDLVDVAKRYGDYAVRASVEEVVDAIESKDMGKVSKARARFQTLMRDLDTLLATIPNHRMDRWIDQARATAAPQDKDLLEMNARLQVTVWGGPILYDYAAKEWSGLVWDFYRPRWERFFDGLEGKTQQPGLPEWELAWTKQKGLPKPQASDPVTAAKKLLTDGLPLEDTSVDRGIAVGKPVTSDGGTEGSAVPGIVTDGRASGRYWAAGPGPHWVQIDLLEPTEVSRIVVYPYVDGERYYQYTVSVSADGQSWQTVADMSSNRAPSPRRGFTHRFPAVSARYVRVAMTYNSANPSMHLYEVRVFH